A region of the Apium graveolens cultivar Ventura chromosome 6, ASM990537v1, whole genome shotgun sequence genome:
TAAACAATGCTATAATGTGCTATAGATGTAAGATgtctataaatataaatacatagATAGAGAACTTGATCCAGAGTTAGTCAAAGAAGATCACACAAGGTAACTGACTTGTGATGTCACTTGTAGGACACAAAAAGATGTACATGTACTTTCTAGTTTCTAACAGTTTGTGTTTGAATTTCAGGTTAAAGAAATTCATCAATGCAAATTAGAAGAAACTCCCAAATTTGAGATAGCGTATCTTCTTGAAGACACAGCTCTTAATTTTTCCGAGGTGAAGGAGATGTATATATACAAAGCTGCTTTTGAAGCAGCTGAAAAGGCAGAAAAGCTAGCTAAAATGGAAGTAGAGAGAAGAAGGCATGCAGAATTGAAGGCTAAGAGGGATGCAGAAGCAAAACACAGAGCATTAGAAGTTTTGTCTCACAATGTCAGGTACAGAAAATACACCATCGAAGATATTGAGGCCACTACTAATCACTTTTCAGATGCCTTAAAGATTGGTGAAGGTGGATATGGACCAGTTTACAGCGGCACGCTTGATCACACAAAAGTTGCTATTAAAGTTCTTGGATTAGGTGCTGCACAAGGAAATAAACAATTTCAACGAGAGGTATAAATCTCTCATACTGTTTTAGCTTTAGGTTATCAAATTACAAACTGATGCATTATAATCAGAAGATACCTTTCTTGTAAGCAATCAGATAACTCTCCTGACTGACTCAAAGACAATGGGATTAGAGATGTGAAGGTGACATTGTTTTTTGATTTCATTAGTTTAGCAGTACCCTTCTGGATCTGGTATTGGGACTTAACACTCAAACTTCTGGAATATAATATGATTTGTTCTATCACTTAAGCTCGAGTAACAATCCCTCTAGAAGTATATAGTAAATGACAGATTCCACAGCACAAGTTTCCAAAACTCGCCTCCCTCCCTAATTCAGCAATGGAGCAGGAGACAGTTATTTATAAAAGACAAAATCTTTGGAGCAAGCAAAAAGAGTTAAGGAGATGAGCAAATGCTTGCTAATCACATTGCTTCTGTTTAACCACACGTGCTGATGGTTTTGAAAGAGTAAATGCAACTTGATTTTATTTGAGCAAGCTCTACTCAGTTAATGTCGGAAGAAATCATAAAGTCACAGCATTATCGTTGGCCTAGCTACGAGAAATGTTTTCCCTTGATCTTCACATATAACTTTGTTAAATATCTGAAGCAAGGAATAGGAGATTACTTAGTCAGCTCCTCCGAATCTGTCACTAATGAGACTGAGGGTAGAAACTAGAAGGGCCTACTCTTAGAATAGAAAGAGCAAATCTATGTATCTAAaatatgattatatatataaaaaccaTGTATATGTATGATGGGAATGGGAGTGGCTCCATCAATCCACTAGTACGGCTAGGTAAATTATTGTTCCGACTCCGTTTTAAGTTTGGCTTATAGTGTTCAATTGTTCATATATAAATGGGTTGGTGTGGCAGTGAGAATGCAATTATCAGTACTGCTAGGTTAAATTATTTTTCCGACTCTGTTTTAATGTTTGGCCTATAGTGTTCATAAATAAATGGGTTGGTGTGGGAGTGAAAAGACTATTATCCCAATTTGTTGTAGATGTGATCTCTCTGCTATGTCAATGTAATTGCAACGGATATACTCTGCAGATGTTTAGATGAAATACTGCACGTATCTAGTACTAGCTATCTCTCTTCCCCCGAATACACAGATTCACAGACATACACATAAATGTATATATTTACATGCTCCCTTTCTAGTTAGGTCATCTAAATGAACTAAAGATGTTCTTTTAGCATCCCTTCATCGTTTGGTATCATTTTAGAAAAACATTTACTTTTACCATCACCCGGTCAAAGTATAAGCTCGCAATTCCAGGGGAGAAACTACAAACACCCCTCCACCCTCTCCCCATATAGTTTGCTGTTCTGGGTCACCTCATGACAATGTAAGTGCTGTATGATGGCTCCGACACCCTTGCAGTGACGGACTTCATATAGTTTGTTAATCATGAAAATGGCCAGTATTTTTTGGGTGTAAGATTATGGCATATAGAATCTTTCTATGGGTCTCTACTTTTGTTTTTCATTTATAAAAACTTTGTTTGTGTTATATGCAGGTTGAGGTCCTGTCACGCATGAGGCACCCAAACATGGTGCTTCTCTTGGGTGCGTGCCCCCAGTATGGCTGTTTAGTGTATGAATACATGAGCTATGGCAGCCTGGAAGATCGTCTGTTTAGAAAAGGTAACACTCCTCCAATATCATGGAGAATACGGTTTAGAATAGCAGCTGATGTTGCAACTGTACTTCTTTTCCTGCACAATGCGAAACCAGAACCTCTTGTCCACTGTGACGTTAAGCCAGCCAACATCCTTTTAGACAGCAATTACACGTGCAAAATCAGTGATGTTGGTTTGTCACGTCTACTCCCAGCTTCAGTAGCTGATAATGTCACACAATATCGTATGACTTCAGCAGCCGGAACTTTTTGTTACATTGATCCTGAATTTCAACAAACAGGCAAGCTGGTTGTTAAATCAGACCTGTATTCATTTGGGGTAATGCTACTCCAAATTCTTACTGCGAGGCCTCCCATGGGTCTTATTCATCGGGTTGAGAGATCTATTGCTGAGGGAACATTTGCAGATTTGCTTGACCCTACTGTACCAGATTGGCCAGTTGAAGAGGCCCTTTCTTTTGCAAAAATTGCACTTCGATGCGTTGAGATTAAACAGAAAGATAGGCCAGATCTTTCTTCAGTTGTTTTGCCAGAGCTTAATAGGTTAAAAGAATTTGGAATTAATTATATATGGAGCCCGGATTGTACAGTTTCAAGTTCTTGAGCTATGAGATGGcattttgaaattttaagatTCTATGTGCCTAGTGTCTACTATTTTCCTGCGTTCATTGCTCAATTGTGGCTTGACTCGTATCCAGGTCACTACATCAAAAGCAAGTAGCCTTTTTTAAGCTGATATTTACATAATTTGTCAAGAGGTTAATGTTCCTAAGTACTTGCTCACCAAACTTCGGTGAGTAAGTACTCACGAGCATAACTTGATTAAAAATTACAGCCCTACCATTACAATACACTGTGTACTCTTATAACTAAAGTACGTACTAATGGGCATTTTTCTCATTAGTCAATCACTAATCCTTTCATATTAGGGATAGTTATAGAGGATTGCATCTTTGTCTCCTGCAACCAAAagtatataatttttatttaattcaaAGCCAAGTTTGCACTTACATCCCACCACCATTGCTAAACTGTATAAATGTTGGACTGAGGCAGTACTGCAATCAGCTTAATTATCCCCCAATGTTATTGCCTTGAAAAAAGGGAGGCTAAAACTAATATTTGTCCCATCCTTTGCATTTATTCGGAATATATCCCAGCGTATAGTCTTAGCTGGCATTCCTAACATATATTTTTCGAGATTTCAATTATTTTGATCATGTTAAATGAACGCTGAGCCTACAAACTACGATCAAGATGCATATTGTGTTTTTCTTCTAATCAAGTATAATCAAGTAATTAGGTAAATAGTGTTTGTTATTTAAGCGAGTTGAAACTATATTTTACTAGATATTGTGTTTTTTCTTCAAACCAAGTGATTAGGAATGTGTAATTGTGTATGGTGAATGCATAACTTTGCAGTCTATATTGCAAATATATTTGGGCATGAACCAGCCATTTAAAACAGCATCTTGGTCACTAAACTTTGAATTCTGCATTATTTTCCATCTTCTGATTCATTTCAgtccaaaaattattattaaaactAAAAATTTAGAGGTAATTTAAACACTCGTATATTTAAATTATTGGATTTTTCCATTGGGAACCTTTATCGCATATACACCATATCATTTGATTCAAGATCAACAATCCATTACTAAATAAACAGTCATATCAAAACAACGAATGTCTACTGACTCTGCACCAGAAAGAACAATAATATGACCCCTAAGAGTTCATTTGGATCGGGGGCTGGGCAGGGATGGGTCGGATTGGCGGGGGTTCAAATTTTACAACCCTTGTTTGGGAAAAAAATTTAGATGAAGGGTTGGGTTTTTAGGGTTTAACATAGGGGTTCATGAGGGTTCTCACATTATTCAAATTGTTCACTGTTTCAACACCCCAAATCGTGGTGTTGGGGTGAGAGAGTGCCCTGATACCCTTGCTTTCTGTTATTTCTCAGCTGCTATAGCccttttttttcatttttttaatttttttatacaaAATTGAAGTCTCAAATTCAGGTTATATTACATAATTATTTATTCATCACACTTACATAAATAATTTAATCACAGTTacatttataataaaatatattttaaaattaataaaatttaatttataatttacttttacttgaaaaaatatatttttacaaatCTTACCTTCTCTACCTTCGCCCAAACTTGATAGGCTTGAACCATTttttttcaaccattacatccaAACATGGTAGGGGTTCAACCCGACCCATCCCTTACCAACCCAACATTTTCCGTACTAACCCAACCTAACCCTTCCCTCCCCAACCCCCAATCCAAACATACCCTTAAAACTTTGATTGGCAAAACAAACAAGTTTGCTTATAGTCCAAAATAACAAATATGTCAATAATCACTTCTGAATGTCCAAATTGAATAACCACCAAAAGTATAGGATCAAAATCTTAAACATACGTAAATAACAACTATACACTATATTTAAAAATGTTgctttctcagactaaaccacTGAAAATCTAACAGGGTCATTCAAGGGAACATGTAACAGATTCACCTCATGTCGATGAAACCTGGCTGCAATCGCGACAATTAAACTTCAGAGCGCGCAACCATCACACTATATTAAATGATTTTCCTGGAATATATAACTTCAGAGCTCGCAATTTGGTTTTGATGTAAATAAGAAATCATTAAAGCTCCACAATCTTTGGCCGCTTGCTTGATTTTTTGTTTCCCAATTCGTCATATGATTCCTTGCCAATAGACTTGGTTCTTTTTATGTTTCCAGAGTGGCATTGAAGTCTCTTGTCATCTTTACCCTGATCATGTTTATCACAGACACTCTGCTCCTTGTGCTCCTCATCATCAGAACCGCTCTCACTGTGACTGTCATttttttcatcttcatcactACTGTCACTCGACTCACTGGTAGCCGCAAAGGAAAGAACTGGTTGGTTACCATTAACAGCAGATTCGGCCGCAGCAATAGCTTCAGGGGTATTCAGGTCAGCAACCCCCAGCATAAGATCCTATTTAGTTGCACATAAAAATTTACATTCCATGGTCGATAAACTTCATAGAAGATTCATTTAAGTTACATGGTCAGTGAACTTCACAGGAGATAGTGTATGAAACATTATATTTACCATTTCAATATGCGGAGAATCATTGTCTTCAAGTGATTCAATATCAAATAGCTTGGTATTGTCCTACATACATGATACAGATGGTGAAAATTTGTAGCAGGCAAAGAGAGCAACCACAATTTAATCCAAAATCGATGTTATACCATGGCAGCAAGCTGCAGTTTTTGATTTGCTTCTGACATGACTGGTAAGAAATCCTTTAGTTTATCCAGCACTGTAGAAATATTATAAAATGACAGTGAGCAACAACAAGGACTATACTCCTAAATCATACTACCAGGTGAGCAATAATGTAATGCGCATAAAAAAATATAGTCATATTCTTATCTTATTTAGTTCCCAACCTCGGAACCTCTCATACATACAAACAAAGAAAGAGTAATCACGATATAATCGAAACTCATCGGTACAATAATTTGACACAAGAGAAAACAAGAGGCAGGAATCTTAGAAATTAATTATATTGTAATAATGCAAACTAAAGTAAATTAAAAACATACCTTGGCTTTTCGGAACAGGCTTAATTGAAGGCTTTTGATTATTGTGAGGCTGAATTGATTTCGGAGGTAAACCATTATTGACACAAAAAAGAAGTTTGGATTCTGGAAaaaatgtaaaatcaaattcaaTTGAAAATAAAAAACAAACTGTATACGAATATTAAAAATGACATTGCACAAACAGATACATACAATAGAGATAGAAAAGAGGAAAAAGAAGTAGGTACCAATAGAAGATGAAGAAGCAGGAGGATTCTGAGCTTCCAAATCCAGAAGTATATTGCTGGTACGAGCAGCCATTGTGTGTTTGTGTGTAATGTGTATATGATTGCTGCTATCTCACCTCAAACAAAAACACGTTTGTTAGGGTTTTTCTCTTAGGCTACGGCCGTCTTTTGACCTCCCCCGACCCTAAATCCTGTACGCAGGTTTGGGATTTTACTTGCaaacttattttataataaaaaatattatatatttaaattcTGATGTTTTATTGGCGTGTacaaatttagcctatttttacacaaaattgacaaaaataaccaatttctgaaaagttggccAACTTACAAGATACCCtatcccatatatgaaatacccaactaccagtggagatacccaactgacagtggagtattcaatcggtcaaaattggccacttttttcagaatgactatttttgttaatttttttcaaaaatcggctatttttatcattttttctgttttatttgtatttttaatatatttttaatttcatTGAGGTTTATATTGGGGTTATACTATTCAATATCAGTGTTATAAAAATTCCCAATTTAACCCGATTAATATCCTTCAAAGTACCACGTCGATTCGATTTTTGAAATACGATTAATACTTAAAATTTTCCtttagtagaatatttataattatttattaaaaattaaatattatattaattcaaatataattaattatagaaaatatgatataataaatatatatttgttaataaataactactacaattataataatatattaaatataatttaatattataatacatccgaTTTTTACTTCGATTAATTCTTCGGATTAATCCCCAATTTTAAATTAATCCCAAATCAGTAAATCGATCTATT
Encoded here:
- the LOC141668169 gene encoding U-box domain-containing protein 52-like isoform X3, with the protein product MTTSSPILFSEHQQGVLFKSFCSVYVISKTEIQYVRPAAVPAAILSTISYTPNCQKKLSHFLTKQSEPEEEVSEKQKSVRSERRLRNRRLSLDSIDTLFRGQKNISSHNPLGVHEDSHEHLNLVSHVVASQDEDVTTLQESTERAHTLQSKNVEAKLRRMKQTIGMYNRSWKGAYTAIKKVKEIHQCKLEETPKFEIAYLLEDTALNFSEVKEMYIYKAAFEAAEKAEKLAKMEVERRRHAELKAKRDAEAKHRALEVLSHNVRYRKYTIEDIEATTNHFSDALKIGEGGYGPVYSGTLDHTKVAIKVLGLGAAQGNKQFQREVEVLSRMRHPNMVLLLGACPQYGCLVYEYMSYGSLEDRLFRKGNTPPISWRIRFRIAADVATVLLFLHNAKPEPLVHCDVKPANILLDSNYTCKISDVGLSRLLPASVADNVTQYRMTSAAGTFCYIDPEFQQTGKLVVKSDLYSFGVMLLQILTARPPMGLIHRVERSIAEGTFADLLDPTVPDWPVEEALSFAKIALRCVEIKQKDRPDLSSVVLPELNRLKEFGINYIWSPDCTVSSS
- the LOC141668169 gene encoding U-box domain-containing protein 52-like isoform X1; amino-acid sequence: MGDRLVPIDDVALPNKMVAVAVSRDNNSKYAARWAINNLFTHKTNPSLFLIHVRSKQHRITDMDSTAPDEQSDLIDADMSQLFKPFRAYCARKEVQANEIVLDHDDISKALLNYIDDNIITHFVLGASTRSTLQKQWRFPDIPTMIHESAPGFCSVYVISKTEIQYVRPAAVPAAILSTISYTPNCQKKLSHFLTKQSEPEEEVSEKQKSVRSERRLRNRRLSLDSIDTLFRGQKNISSHNPLGVHEDSHEHLNLVSHVVASQDEDVTTLQESTERAHTLQSKNVEAKLRRMKQTIGMYNRSWKGAYTAIKKVKEIHQCKLEETPKFEIAYLLEDTALNFSEVKEMYIYKAAFEAAEKAEKLAKMEVERRRHAELKAKRDAEAKHRALEVLSHNVRYRKYTIEDIEATTNHFSDALKIGEGGYGPVYSGTLDHTKVAIKVLGLGAAQGNKQFQREVEVLSRMRHPNMVLLLGACPQYGCLVYEYMSYGSLEDRLFRKGNTPPISWRIRFRIAADVATVLLFLHNAKPEPLVHCDVKPANILLDSNYTCKISDVGLSRLLPASVADNVTQYRMTSAAGTFCYIDPEFQQTGKLVVKSDLYSFGVMLLQILTARPPMGLIHRVERSIAEGTFADLLDPTVPDWPVEEALSFAKIALRCVEIKQKDRPDLSSVVLPELNRLKEFGINYIWSPDCTVSSS
- the LOC141668169 gene encoding U-box domain-containing protein 52-like isoform X2 — protein: MLLDGLLIISSPTKLTHHFFSSMLGVNNTVGITDMDSTAPDEQSDLIDADMSQLFKPFRAYCARKEVQANEIVLDHDDISKALLNYIDDNIITHFVLGASTRSTLQKQWRFPDIPTMIHESAPGFCSVYVISKTEIQYVRPAAVPAAILSTISYTPNCQKKLSHFLTKQSEPEEEVSEKQKSVRSERRLRNRRLSLDSIDTLFRGQKNISSHNPLGVHEDSHEHLNLVSHVVASQDEDVTTLQESTERAHTLQSKNVEAKLRRMKQTIGMYNRSWKGAYTAIKKVKEIHQCKLEETPKFEIAYLLEDTALNFSEVKEMYIYKAAFEAAEKAEKLAKMEVERRRHAELKAKRDAEAKHRALEVLSHNVRYRKYTIEDIEATTNHFSDALKIGEGGYGPVYSGTLDHTKVAIKVLGLGAAQGNKQFQREVEVLSRMRHPNMVLLLGACPQYGCLVYEYMSYGSLEDRLFRKGNTPPISWRIRFRIAADVATVLLFLHNAKPEPLVHCDVKPANILLDSNYTCKISDVGLSRLLPASVADNVTQYRMTSAAGTFCYIDPEFQQTGKLVVKSDLYSFGVMLLQILTARPPMGLIHRVERSIAEGTFADLLDPTVPDWPVEEALSFAKIALRCVEIKQKDRPDLSSVVLPELNRLKEFGINYIWSPDCTVSSS
- the LOC141666985 gene encoding uncharacterized protein LOC141666985, encoding MAARTSNILLDLEAQNPPASSSSIESKLLFCVNNGLPPKSIQPHNNQKPSIKPVPKSQVLDKLKDFLPVMSEANQKLQLAAMDNTKLFDIESLEDNDSPHIEMDLMLGVADLNTPEAIAAAESAVNGNQPVLSFAATSESSDSSDEDEKNDSHSESGSDDEEHKEQSVCDKHDQGKDDKRLQCHSGNIKRTKSIGKESYDELGNKKSSKRPKIVEL